The genomic segment AAGTATAGGCACCACGGCCGATAATCGGCCATCGGATAACCGGACCCGGTTAGGCAACCGCGACAGAATCCGAGCTGGCCATGGCGGGGGCGAGAATCCGCAATGCGGCATCGACCACGTGGGGGTCGAACTGGGTGCCAGCGTGGGAGGTCAATTCATAAACGGCCACCGGCATGGGTTGGGCCTCCTGATAGACCCGATCGGAGACGATGGCGTCAACCGCGTCTGCCACAGCGATGATGCGGGCCATTCGGGGAATCCGGTCGCCTGCCAGCCCGAATGGATAGCCGAGTCCATCGACCCGCTCATGGTGACACAAAACGGCTCTGGCGATCTCGGGAGCCACCAGACCATCCAGAATGAGGAATCCAAGCTCGGGATGTTTCTGAACCTGGGTCTGCTCGTGCTCGGTCAGCGGCCGAGGAAGATTGAGAATCGAATCGGGGACCTTCACCTTGCCAACGTCATGGAGGTGGGCAGCCATCCAGACGGTCCGTTGTTGGAGGGTCCCAAAACCTAACTCGGCTGAGATCTCGACCGCCAGTGCCGCGGTCCGCGCACTGTGGCCGGCAAGATCCTCAGACAGTTGTGGGAAGCTGTAGGTCATACGGGATCACAGTCGCGGTGACCCGGCGATCGTTACATGTTTTTTGTCGACCGTCCGGTCGATCGTTGAATCTCCCGTTTTTGGTCTTTTTCCTTGAGCGCCTGTCGCTTGTCATAGGCCCTGCGGCCCTTGCCGAGGGCCACTTCGATCTTGGCCCGTCCGTCGAGGAAGTAGATCGACAAGGGA from the Acidimicrobiia bacterium genome contains:
- a CDS encoding HD domain-containing protein, encoding MTYSFPQLSEDLAGHSARTAALAVEISAELGFGTLQQRTVWMAAHLHDVGKVKVPDSILNLPRPLTEHEQTQVQKHPELGFLILDGLVAPEIARAVLCHHERVDGLGYPFGLAGDRIPRMARIIAVADAVDAIVSDRVYQEAQPMPVAVYELTSHAGTQFDPHVVDAALRILAPAMASSDSVAVA